Proteins encoded within one genomic window of Canis lupus familiaris isolate Mischka breed German Shepherd unplaced genomic scaffold, alternate assembly UU_Cfam_GSD_1.0 chrUn_S611H773, whole genome shotgun sequence:
- the LOC119879316 gene encoding LOW QUALITY PROTEIN: olfactory receptor 2T1-like (The sequence of the model RefSeq protein was modified relative to this genomic sequence to represent the inferred CDS: inserted 1 base in 1 codon), translated as MHLFLFSMVVVVYTLAMAGNTAMVLLIWADARLHTPXYFLLSQLSFLDIFFTSVTVPKMIAGFLFGWTSISFVGCGAQMFFFMFLGAAECLLLALMAYDRYVAICNPLRYPSLMSHQTCLLMVAASWLGGSINASVQTALTLQFPYCGSRKIAHFFCEVPSLLRLACADTAAYEQVLFVTGVVVLLLPIAFITTSYALILAAVLGMHSVEGRQKALATCSSHLTVVNLFYGPLVYTYMLPASYHSPGQDDVVSIFYTVLTPMLNPVIYSLRNKEVTGAMKKVIGKCRVGRTA; from the exons ATGCACCTGTTCCTCTTCAGCATGGTTGTGGTAGTCTACACACTAGCGATGGCTGGCAACACTGCCATGGTCCTCTTGATCTGGGCTGATGCCCGGCTCCACACAC TGTATTTCCTCCTCAGCCAGTTGTCTTTCCTGGACATCTTCTTCACCTCAGTCACCGTCCCCAAGATGATAGCAGGCTTCCTCTTTGGCTGGACTAGCATCTCATTTGTGGGCTGTGGGgcacaaatgtttttcttcatgttCCTTGGGGCCGCTGAATGCCTCCTGCTGGCCctcatggcctatgaccgctacgTGGCCATCTGCAACCCTCTGCGCTACCCATCACTCATGAGCCACCAGACCTGTCTGCTCATGGTGGCTGCCTCCTGGCTGGGTGGATCCATCAATGCCTCCGTCCAGACAGCATTGACCCTACAGTTCCCCTATTGTGGCTCAAGGAAGATTGCACACTTTTTCTGTGAGGTGCCTTCGCTGCTGAGGCTGGCCTGTGCTGACACAGCAGCCTATGAGCAAGTGCTCTTTGTGACAGGTGTTGTGGTCCTTCTGCTGCCCATTGCCTTCATCACCACCTCCTATGCCCTCATTCTGGCAGCAGTGCTTGGGATGCACTCCGTGGAGGGGCGTCAGAAGGCCCTAgccacctgctcctcccacttaACAGTTGTCAACCTCTTCTATGGGCCTCTTGTGTATACCTATATGTTACCTGCATCTTACCACTCTCCTGGCCAGGATGATGTAGTGTCTATCTTTTATACAGTCCTCACACCCATGCTGAACCCTGTCATCTACAGCCTCAGGAACAAGGAAGTGACAGGAGCAATGAAGAAGGTCATAGGGAAGTGTAGGGTGGGTAGGACTGCTTAA